The following coding sequences lie in one Myxococcus xanthus genomic window:
- a CDS encoding NmrA/HSCARG family protein — MPMGFSRSVLVTGATGQQGGAVARKLLQRGHRVTAFIHHPDSPAARELESLGAELVVGDYDDLDSIAQAAQDMDTMFATATPFGPGGVQAEVRHGKNLADAARLARVQHYVYSSVAGADRLTGIPHFDSKHRIEMHVRGSGLPYTILGPTFFMENFTSGMFEEGLKAGVLAMGLSPTRGLQMVALEDLAAFSVRVMEEPERFEEQRIEVASDEVTGQQAAGLLSMVSGHRIHYEQLPLDYIRERSEDLAAMYEWLDRKGYQADVLTLRHRFPEVRWHTFEDWARGQDWSALTSPAWPHAAAEPVSP; from the coding sequence ATGCCCATGGGTTTCTCACGCTCCGTGCTCGTTACCGGCGCCACTGGCCAACAGGGCGGTGCCGTCGCACGGAAGCTCTTGCAGCGCGGCCACCGCGTCACCGCCTTCATCCACCACCCGGACTCTCCCGCCGCCCGGGAGCTCGAGTCGCTCGGCGCCGAGCTGGTCGTCGGGGACTACGACGACCTGGACTCCATCGCCCAAGCGGCCCAGGACATGGACACCATGTTCGCCACCGCCACGCCCTTTGGCCCGGGCGGCGTGCAAGCGGAGGTCCGCCACGGGAAGAACCTGGCGGACGCGGCCCGGCTCGCGCGCGTACAGCACTACGTCTACTCGTCGGTGGCCGGAGCGGACCGCCTGACGGGCATCCCCCACTTCGACAGCAAGCACCGCATCGAGATGCACGTGCGCGGCAGCGGCCTGCCCTACACCATCCTCGGGCCCACCTTCTTCATGGAGAACTTCACCAGCGGCATGTTCGAAGAGGGGCTGAAGGCGGGCGTGCTCGCCATGGGCCTGTCGCCCACGCGCGGCCTGCAGATGGTGGCCCTGGAGGACCTCGCGGCCTTCTCCGTCCGCGTCATGGAGGAGCCGGAGCGCTTCGAGGAACAACGCATCGAGGTGGCCTCCGACGAGGTGACGGGTCAGCAGGCCGCCGGGCTGCTGTCCATGGTGAGCGGTCACCGCATCCACTACGAGCAGCTTCCCCTGGACTACATCCGCGAGCGCAGCGAGGACCTTGCCGCCATGTACGAGTGGCTGGACCGCAAGGGCTACCAGGCGGACGTCCTCACGCTGCGGCACCGCTTCCCGGAGGTCCGCTGGCACACCTTCGAGGACTGGGCGCGCGGACAGGACTGGAGCGCCCTGACTTCTCCCGCGTGGCCCCATGCCGCCGCGGAGCCCGTATCCCCCTGA
- a CDS encoding DUF2203 domain-containing protein, with product MRYFSVEEANRLVPLLTRTFERVRPWVERAQQLADELGAAPIPSAPSLASLRDERDTLLERIRGELLQLQEMGLEIKGADGLVDFRAHRGGEQVYLCWRFGDPAVSHWHALLDGFSGRRPIESPDDFAPTYLS from the coding sequence ATGCGCTACTTCAGCGTGGAAGAAGCCAACCGGCTGGTGCCGCTGTTGACGCGCACCTTCGAACGGGTCCGCCCGTGGGTGGAGCGTGCCCAGCAGCTCGCAGATGAGCTGGGCGCCGCGCCCATCCCCAGCGCCCCGAGCCTGGCCTCCCTGCGCGACGAGCGCGACACCCTCCTCGAGCGCATCCGCGGCGAGCTCCTCCAGCTCCAGGAGATGGGCCTCGAAATCAAGGGCGCGGACGGCCTCGTGGACTTCCGCGCCCATCGGGGCGGTGAGCAAGTCTATCTGTGCTGGCGCTTCGGAGACCCCGCCGTCTCCCACTGGCACGCCCTACTCGACGGCTTCTCGGGACGGCGCCCCATCGAAAGCCCGGACGACTTCGCCCCCACGTACCTCAGCTAG